A window of Caretta caretta isolate rCarCar2 chromosome 11, rCarCar1.hap1, whole genome shotgun sequence contains these coding sequences:
- the CCDC14 gene encoding coiled-coil domain-containing protein 14 — protein sequence MDGAMARPGTLRHHKVLSSGRLTGAAKLASGKKQIGLRKACNSDVGSGYSLYSSDSEDQVVTIHNGLDRCAALLQDILQNEATGMETVNRKPGKVTSVKATIRPILAKGNSSKKKGLKRNILAAHIHKEIVPVSNRKAASCNTPAVDKEGELSSSVQNQPVQPIHVPFNQHSPVMHQKLCEHVQTQMSLITGQVPPSCNGIPTVPAYPVSDPGYQSVTAFNYRLPTSTPSLSPQHSANPLLIQSGVPAHSYNQCAPQAGGTVFFPGVSVPASISSQARSVTTGPQMTPCAPVAVPNNSTASTFLPAFYGSEVISNQGNHEQRVKEADLIRCIQAHLALLEPHEAESDRVGQKYQKFDPAQSKVSDTEEEETAEEHSEGTTSEEEDLNAVDIAPVRETSCQTSFDKVLKPKKASPEKTAQKVKTVKYLLGELKALADQDDSEILRLIHEVEDCVSLLPAVVGSTNVQAEIALAIQPLRSENAQLRRRLRILNQQLRERERAEKESSLDCNFELISLQSLNTTLQSQLKESLKGLESLHNKNEELLKIIENQKEENKQFAKVIQEKDKELLENKQQYDIEATKLKIEVDEALANVKSFQFKLEASEKENQILGITLRQRDAEVNRLRELTRTLQSSMAKLLSDLTVDHVRHRPEKGLTKSLLEDYEKQLKPNPFPVSTSIMSYLKKLESDQILTNTELQFSNKTGELEMPGLACEKFVAEGSYKKSTLLAEEITAQRILPTLSKQDTETISDSGTLTKEEHKLDETIYIPLTSSVSKKQPLISERKMCAQHQVSVASKNLNYNCGLSDSQKQNGFGMLDDKKIFDKVNGGYDLRKTIENTSETTGKTTELEGDKLLVRPKEIIGTAKDFTDKSAKPQSDKYLYTCMPHQKENFQKKGTEMSDSSFCTFDCMSGKSEWSMSSFSTFTSRDEEDFKNGLAALDANIARLQRTLQTGIMKQ from the exons ATGGACGGAGCGATGGCGAGGCCGGGCACCCTGCGGCATCACAAG GTACTGTCTTCTGGAAGGCTAACAGGAGCAGCTAAGTTAGCAAgtggaaaaaaaca GATTGGCTTAAGAAAAGCATGCAATTCTGATGTGGGCTCTGGCTACTCTCTCTATTCCAGCGACTCTGAGGATCAG GTTGTAACTATACATAATGGGCTTGATCGCTGTGCAGCTTTACTGCAGgatattttgcaaaatgaggcCACAG GAATGGAGACGGTAAATCGAAAACCAGGGAAAGTAACTTCTGTTAAGGCTACTATCAGGCCTATACTAGCCAAAGGAAATAGTTCAAAAAAGAAAGGACTGAAGAGAAATATTCTTGCTGCCCATATTCATAAAGAAATTG TGCCGGTGTCAAATAGGAAAGCAGCCTCTTGTAATACACCTGCTGTTGACAAAGAGGGAGAACTTTCCAGCTCAGTACAAAATCAGCCTGTTCAACCAATTCATGTGCCTTTTAATCAACACTCTCCTGTGATGCATCAAAAACTGTGTGAGCATGTGCAAACCCAAATGTCTCTGATAACTGGCCAAGTTCCACCAAGCTGTAATGGAATTCCCACTGTACCTGCTTACCCTGTTTCAGATCCTG GATATCAAAGTGTTACAGCATTTAATTATCGTTTACCTACCTCCACACCAAGTCTGTCCCCGCAGCATTCAGCTAATCCTTTACTCATTCAGTCT GGTGTTCCTGCTCACAGTTACAACCAGTGTGCACCACAAGCAGGAGGAACTGTGTTTTTCCCTGGAGTTTCTGTTCCTGCTTCTATTTCTTCACAGGCACGGTCTGTCACCACTGGTCCTCAGATGACACCCTGTGCACCAGTAGCTGTGCCAAATAATTCCACAGCATCTACATTTCTTCCAGCGTTTTATGGCAGCGAGGTGATTTCAAACCAAGGAAATCATGAGCAACGGGTAAAGGAGGCAGACTTGATAAGATGTATACAAGCTCACCTGGCTCTCTTAGAACCACATGAAGCAGAGAGTGACAGAGTTGGTCAGAAGTACCAGAAGTTTGATCCAGCACAGTCCAAGGTCTCAGATACCGAAGAAGAGGAAACCGCTGAGGAACATAGTGAGGGTACTACCAGTGAAGAAGAGGACTTGAATGCAGTTGACATAGCACCAGTGAGGGAGACAAGCTGTCAGACAAGTTTTGACAAAGTTTTAAAGCCTAAAAAAGCAAGCCCAGAAAAAACAGCCCAAAAAGTTAAAACAGTAAAATATCTTTTGGGAGAGCTCAAGGCACTGGCAGACCaag aTGATTCTGAAATATTGAGGCTAATACATGAGGTAGAAGACTGTGTTTCATTACTGCCAGCAGTAGTTGGAAGTACCAATGTACAAGCTGAAATAGCACTTGCTATACAACCTCTTAGAAGTGAAAATGCCCAATTGCGTAG GAGATTAAGAATATTGAACCAGCAACTCCGGGAGCGAGAGAGAGCTGAAAAGGAATCCAGCCTGGATTGCAACTTTGAAT TAATTTCACTACAATCCCTGAATACGACACTCCAGAGTCAACTCAAGGAATCTTTAAAGGGCCTTGAATCACTGCACAATAAAAATGAAGAACTGCTTAAAATAATCGAAAAccagaaagaagaaaataaacaGTTTGCAAAAGTTATCCAGGAGAAAGATAAAGAACTGCTTGAAAACAAACAGCAGTATGACATTGAAGCTACAAAGCTGAAAATTG AAGTGGATGAGGCACTGGCAAATGTGAAGAGCTTCCAGTTTAAGTTGGAAGCCTCggaaaaagaaaatcagatcTTGGGCATAACATTACGTCAACGTGATGCAGAAGTAAACAGACTGCGTGAATTGACTCG AACCTTGCAGAGCAGCATGGCcaagcttctctctgacctcacTGTAGACCATGTTAGACACAGACCTGAAAAAGGTCTTACAAAATCTCTTCTGGAAGACTATGAGAAACAGCTGAAACCCAACCCATTCCCTGTGAGTACTTCCATAATGAGTTACCTCAAAAAATTAGAAAGTGATCAAATTTTGACAAATACAGAACTTCAATTTTCAAATAAAACTGGAGAATTGGAAATGCCAGGTCTAGCCTGTGAAAAGTTTGTTGCTGAAGGATCTTATAAAAAAAGTACACTCTTAGCAGAGGAAATAACTGCTCAAAGAATTCTTCCTACTCTGTCAAAGCAAGATACAGAAACAATTAGTGATTCTGGGACTTTAACAAAGGAAGAACACAAACTGGATGAGACCATTTATATTCCATTGACTAGCAGTGTCTCTAAAAAACAGCCATTgatatctgaaagaaaaatgtgtgCACAACACCAGGTCAGCGTGGCTTCCAAGAATTTGAACTATAACTGTGGGCTCTCTGATTCTCAGAAGCAGAACGGATTTGGGATGTTGGATGATAAAAAGATTTTTGATAAAGTCAATGGGGGCTACGACTTGAGGAAGACAatagaaaatacatctgaaaccACAGGGAAGACGACTGAGCTGGAAGGAGACAAGCTCCTAGTAAGGCCAAAAGAAATAATTGGAACTGCTAAAGATTTTACAGACAAATCAGCTAAACCTCAGTCTGATAAATACCTTTACACTTGCATGCCACATCAAAAGGAGAATTTTCAGAAAAAAGGCACTGAAATGTCTGACTCTAGTTTCTGTACTTTTGACTGCATGTCAGGAAAATCTGAATGGAGCATGTCTTCCTTCTCAACATTTACTTCACGAGATGAAGAGGACTTTAAAAATGGGCTAGCAGCCTTGGATGCCAACATAGCTAGATTACAAAGGACTTTGCAGACTGGCATTATGAAACAGTGA
- the LOC125644711 gene encoding ropporin-1 yields MPYTDKQICIPPELPELLKQFTKAAIRTQPPDLLQWASDYFSAVARGDLPPVRERSERVPLSNWAELTPELLKVLHQRVSGRLIIHVDELAHMWKVLNLPTDLFESVMNVGRFTEEIEWLKFLALACSSLGVTIAKTLKIICEVLSSDYDSGPPRIPFSTFQFLYTYIAEVDGEISASHVSRMLNYIEQEVIGPDGLIKVNDFTQNPRVRLE; encoded by the exons ATGCCATATACAGATAAGCAAATATGCATCCCTCCAGAACTGCCAGAACTGCTGAAACAGTTTACAAAAGCTGCTATTCGAACCCAGCCTCCAGATCTGCTCCAATGGGCATCTGA TTACTTTAGTGCTGTGGCCCGTGGTGATTTACCTCCAGTAAGAGAGCGATCAGAAAGGGTACCTTTGTCAAACTGGGCAGAACTCACTCCAGAGCTCTTAAAGGTCTTACACCAACGA GTGAGTGGCAGACTGATAATCCATGTAGATGAACTGGCCCACATGTGGAAGGTGCTGAATCTCCCAACAGACTTATTTGAGAGTGTTATGAATGTTGGTCGTTTTACCGAAGAAATTGAATGGCTTAAGTTTTTAGCCCTGGCATGTAGCTCTCTTGGAGTT ACTATTGCAAAAACACTGAAGATTATATGTGAGGTTTTATCCAGCGATTATGACAGTGGACCTCCACGTATTCCTTTTAGcactttccagtttctctacacaTACATTGCTGAAGTGGACGGGGAGATTTCAGCATCCCATGTCAGCCGAATGCTGAATTACATTGAACAGGAGGT CATTGGACCTGATGGCCTAATCAAGGTGAATGATTTTACCCAGAATCCACGGGTCAGACTGGAATAG